The genomic window GGTCCTACAGGTACCAAAAGGAGGTGGAATCAGACTTTCACATTAGAATCATAAGACTGTAGCTAAGAGCAttaatacagaataattttactgGGCTCTGCATGGCAGGTTAAATATACAACCACTTCAACTGGAAATGATCTAATTCATCTTGCAGTACTGAAAATGTACCCCTTTACTATAGTAGTATTCCTTACAGACAGAATATCAAAAGTTTATTATTTCACTTCCAGGTGCTCCTTAAATTCTAGTCTCAAATTCACCTCCAATCCACAATGGTTATTTACAACAGCCAGAATATTAAACTAATATTTTAAAGCTTCATTATTGTTTGCATGTACACACTTTATGTCACTGGTACAGAGGTGCATATGCTTTTGAATAGACAAACGTAAAGTTCTATGGCACCTTCAATTTAGGAAGCCACTCAGACAACAAATATCATAATGTTATAATTGTTCCATCTTCTTCTAGTGGTTTTTGATCTGAAACATGTGTTTCATGTTCCATCTTCGTGCCACTTGTGTGCTGTACATTCACATCATTAGGGATAAAACCATTCTGTGATGACtcaaaactcagttcaatttGTGTTAGTGATTCTAAGCTCTCAGTCATAGAAACTGCCTTAGGTATTTGCTGGGGCATTCCATTATCTTCAATAATTATGTCTTCCTCTTCACTATCTTCATCTTTAGGATCAAAATTTGTTTCAATATGTGGTGAGTAGCTGATAAGGCTGTTATCAGTAGACTGACCTGAACTGCCAGAAGTCCGACTATTCCTGACAACATTATTTCTCTGGTTTGCTGGTCTTACAGTTATAATCAGGTTACGGCTGTTTGCAATCATCATGTCTGTAACTTGATCAAGACTTTTTCCTGAAACTTCTATTCCATTAACTTCTAAAACCTCGTCATTAACTGCAAGTAAGCCTGTACTTTGAGCCAGACCACCTGGAACAAGCCTGGATATGAAAATCCCTGGCACTTTTTCTAGGCCATGCGGTGTGACTCTTACACTAGAGCCATCACGGATATAGAATCCTAGTGGTTTTTCGGTTCCATATTTGTAAAGACGAACTCTTCGATGTGTTTCTGGGAGAATATCCACATCTATAATGGAAGATACTGGTCTAAAATCTTGCGGCATGCTAATAactatgtttgttttctttttatggtAATCAGGACGTAATACATTTGTCAAGACATTCTTCTTCTTTGTTAGTGTGTCTGTACCAAAGGCACTGTAGTCTGCTTcttctgtttaaaaaacaaaacattgattATCAGTATTTGTTCATATAGAAAGGTCATCAAAATATACCATTACTCTTTGATAACATAACGAGGCAGTAATGGTAGCAGATTAATATACAAACAAGTACTTATTAGTCAGTAGCTTAAAATGAACATAACTAATCAGTGACTTCATTCAATTCATAATTTAGTACCAAGGTCATGATGATATTCTAGAAAAACCACTAGATGGCCCTCTTTtgtgataaaatagaaaatactaCCAAGATTTTTACTAAGTTcaatcatacacacatacaaatcaCAACTGTCTTCTACATGCAGAGATGTCGTTtctttttgaatatatatatatttggggcTACAAATTTTCCGTCTTAGAATTTTTTATTTAGGTTGACAATAAATTAAgctcaaataaaattaatgtgacTTCATAAAGCAAAGTTTTCTAAGCACAACTAGTGGTCAAGGGACTACAGATTTACAGTCTTCCctaatatattttttccaattgggTCCAACCCCATTTCTTGCTTGAAAAATAATGCTTAGGTACAACTGTAAGCTCCTGTGACTGAAGAGACTATGACTGAACTAGTGATTAAAAAGCAGGTgggaatatatagaaatgtgatAAAGCCACTAATTAGCATGTTTATtaattataaagaacaaaataaCAGATCCAACAATTTACATGTAACATCACAAAATTTCACTAGATTTTACatgaaatgaggaaaggaaagaatgaatatgACTGGTGGGGAAATATATACCCAGTTTAAAATGCAAGCTTATATGGTCAAATTCAGTACGGCTTGCTTGGTCATTTATAGAATAGTTCAGGAGTTGCTTGTTGCCTGTGATTTTCTTCCATTGGGCCCTTTTTGctgtaatatatttatttagctTGCATTATTTACAATACTacttcttggggcagctaggtggtacagagggtagagcactggccctatagtcaggaagaccagagttcaaatcaagACTCATTTACATGGctccatatgaccctgggcaaatcacttaatcccaactgatTCTccgcaaaataaaaaataaactatttcttaTAAAGCACAAATTAAATATAACAGGACCAAAAGCAAATCAAGGAGTCTATCAGCTAATACAACAAGCACCTGACAAACAACTACTTCCAGAAATATGCAAAGTAACTCCTCTCAAAATTAACAGggattaaaacaaattttaattagGTATGATTTTAAAGTAAATCTGGATCAGGggctaaattattttaaaagcattaattTCCATATGCCCTATTACATCCCTAACATAGTGAGTTTTATATATTAATAGGAGCAAAACACACAAAATAATCAAGTTAATTGTGCTAATTGAAAGCCCAATGCATTTTAACAGTTATCTAAAATCTCTGTTTCTTTTCCAGGACATAAGAGCCTATATATTTATAGCTAAAGTATTTGCTGAACATTATTTAtaccatgttttaaaaaatatttcaaattaccTTGCCCTTGTTAGAACATCATTTTCACAAAAAACTCAGGAATATCAAGTGAGATAAGACAAAGCACTCCTGATCCCCAAAGGAAATTTAACGCTATTGTTAAGATATGGGAAACACTTAAAGCTAGATGTGTAAATCATCCCTGCTGAAGGCAGACAATGTCATTCATAATTCATTGTTCACTTCAAACACCACTTTGtataaacaaccaaaaaaccctaaccaatgaagcagaaaaaaagaaagatgaaataacaCAACACCAAACAAGCTAACGCTATGCTTTCAAAATTTACTTAGAATAgtgggagaaaatgaaatatgtaCCCCATGTGTACCATTCTAAAACTTGTCAGATTAAAGAAGAACgtcaattttctcattctttcagcTCTGCTAGAAGTTTAAAAGTTGCCAAACTATAagacatttgaaacagaaaaaagttGCCAACAATTCTGTCAGCCATAATCTCACACATGGAAGAATTAGCAAATGTAAGACATATGCATGGGACTTTCCTAATATCTGGGTTCCACAAATACATCATATTCTATATTAGCAAGCAGAAATATTCTTATCATCCTTAATGATCCATTTTAGACAGTTTGAATAGACAACGTACAATGTTTTCTTGTGGAAACAAGTGTTTGATTGAAAAGCTGTTTGACTTTTTAAGAAATATCTAGAAATACCAACACCACCTCTTGGCAAAACCTGACATAAGCAAATTTAAGGAAACTGCTACACTATCTTTTTCAGAATATTTCATTCTCAAATAATGTGAAGAAAATCTACATAATGGTATATATGCTAATGAAAAATATAAGGATCCCTAGTCATACAAATtctgaacaaaataaaattgtcttCCTTAACAACTGCTCATGGAAAGCTTAACCAGAGAAACTAATCTGCATAATTTGGCCATGCAGCCAGACTCCATTTGTACATTCTTGACTAAATTCTCAAAAGCAATATGCTTGAGTACAAAGGCACCTTTGTTCTCCCATCTAGCTAAGCAGTTTACAGctactgggaaaagaaatattttggcaGAAAGCCACAGTACAGGGTGTTAGTTTAAAGTGTAAAGGTGAATGTCCAAACAGAATGTAAGCTGACTTTCTACTTTTAAGTCTTTATGTATGCTCTGGAACTAAAGAGAgtatgaaaaataaattggaaaactCTGATCACATTAAAGCAAAAACTGTGCTTTAATGTGCTGAGGGTCTTTATATTAGTGTCATAATTAGTAATCTTCTAGACTAACACCTGACTTATCCAGCAACCTCAAGAAACCAAAACATAGCCAACAACCTAGGAGGAAAAAATTTTGAGGAGATAACACATCATGAACCAAATCATGAACATTTCACTTAAGAATTCAAGAATCCCTCTGGTTCTCAATCAGAAcctatttattcttattttaggCAATGTGGTTTGGTATAAAGTACAAAAGACTTTAGGGTCAGGAGACTTAGGCTTAACTCCTGGTTTcactacttattagctgtgtcttggaagcaagtcatttaatttactttcagtatcctcatctggaaaatgaggctaactcaatttgacaaatatttattaagctttaaGTGCAAGGTACTGTAACAGAACTTATACTATCTATATTTCACATTAAGAAAAGTACTTGGTATATTGCAAAGCAGTATTTAAATGCTAAGGTTATAGAGGAAGGCACAGGACAACAGCAGTAAGTGACATCTAAAAGCTACTAAAGAGACAAATATTAGACAAAATATCTCAAGAAACACAGCAGTCTGTGTCTACAGACAGTATACTATATAAATAGGTTCTCTGGTTATGAACactttttaccttttaaaaacaCATAAATATTCCTAAAATTATAAGAATTAGTCAATTGTGTTCCTTGAAACTGATGA from Notamacropus eugenii isolate mMacEug1 chromosome 1, mMacEug1.pri_v2, whole genome shotgun sequence includes these protein-coding regions:
- the PARD6B gene encoding partitioning defective 6 homolog beta: MNRTPRHGAGSGCLGTMEVKSKFGAEFRRFSLERSKPGKFEEFYGLLQHVHKIPNVEVLVGYADIHGDLLPINNDDNYHKAVSTANPLLRIFIQKKEEADYSAFGTDTLTKKKNVLTNVLRPDYHKKKTNIVISMPQDFRPVSSIIDVDILPETHRRVRLYKYGTEKPLGFYIRDGSSVRVTPHGLEKVPGIFISRLVPGGLAQSTGLLAVNDEVLEVNGIEVSGKSLDQVTDMMIANSRNLIITVRPANQRNNVVRNSRTSGSSGQSTDNSLISYSPHIETNFDPKDEDSEEEDIIIEDNGMPQQIPKAVSMTESLESLTQIELSFESSQNGFIPNDVNVQHTSGTKMEHETHVSDQKPLEEDGTIITL